The DNA sequence GTATGGCGCGGGCCCAGTCAGGGACCCGCGCCATTACTGCGTTTCGAGGATTTTTGCATTTTGACTACCTTGTAAATTTTTATTTTATTTTAATTTTATTATTGCAGGGAAATTTCTAAAAATAGTTAAAAAATGCCCCGCAGCAGTCTATAAAGAACCGCCGCAGGGCATTCTGGCTCATTTGGAAAGATGTGCTTCGTCTGTTTCGGTTTTGGAGCAGCTGTCGCACAAGCCGCCGGTTGTCGGGTCATTGACGACACCCAAAACGGCCAGCACTGCAAACAAAGCGTCAATAACTGCCAGCAGCTGTGTGTCCAGTGTTCCCAAATCCAGATGTACGCCAAACAGAGCGGATGCTGTCTGCACCAAAAGCAGCAGAGCGGGAATGATAGTAATCCAAAACGCTTTGTTGCGGATACGGACTTTCCAGTTAAGTTTCATTTTTTATCATCTCCAGTTCTTCATGGACTTCATCAATACGGTGATGGGCAGATTTTGTGGAATCTTCCACTTTTGCAACCCGCTCGACCAAAAGATTATGCTGTTCCACTTCGTTTTCCAGTTTTTTTAAGCGGAAATTTACCATTTGATTTGCTTTTTGAATGCCTGCACAGCTGCCCACAGCGGTTCCAGCAAAGGCAATCAGTGCGACAATTACATCCGTTGGAAGCATTTCCTATCACCTGCACAGTGCTGCGAAGGTGTTTTTGCCAGCTAGCCCATCAGCAGATAGGCCCGCGCTGCGCTGAAAGCTGCGGATGGCGAACTCTGTGTGTTCTCCAAAAATGCCGTCAATATCTTGGCAGTTCCGTCCGTGTGCCAGTAGGGCGGCCTGCAGGGACAAGACGCTTTCGTTGTTGTTGCCGTGCCGCAGGGTATGGACAGCTGCCGCTGTTTTTGGTCCCCAAATGCCATCCACGGTAAGTCCCGCGCCATAGGCTTGATTACAGCCGCGCTGAACACTCATAATCAGTGCTCTACGGGTTGCCGGACCGTAAACGCCGTCCACCGTTAGGCCAGCACCGCGGGCATTGTACCATGCCTGCGCTTGCCGCACCAAAGAGTTGCCGGTGGTCTGGGTCAGAGCAGCCGCGGTATCAGCGCTTTTTGTCCAGCCATTTAGACCCTTACGACGTACTAGCTGCGGATAATCTATGTAGGCCACGTCCGTATCGCAGCCGCATGTGCCGATGTTGGCGCCGGGGCAGCTGCCGCCGGTTTCCGGAAAATTGTTTTGCCAAATGCCGCAGGGCTTGTCCGGCTTATTGACACCTGGTCGTGCATACCAGAAAACGTAATTTTCCAATTCATTTGGGTAAATCCTTGTTTCGTACCAGTCCTCATTGACATAATAACCCGGCAGATAGTTCTTCTGCCGGAGGCCGCTGCATACGTTTTTTGTAATATCCGTCAGCATGCGGCGGCTGGGCATGCCGTGCCGTTTCCGGTAACCGTCTGCGTCTTCCATATCGAGAATAACGGGGTACAGCGGTTTCTTGTCATGCAGCAACCGCAATAGGTGTGCCAGCTCGCTTTCCGCACTGCTGAACGTCAGTGCATAGCTGTACAGGTATGCACCCCACGGGATACCCAGCCGGTCACATTCGACGACATTGCGTGCAAATTGGGTGTCGTCCTGGTCTGTGCGGTCACTGCCGTAGCCCGCACGCAGCATGGCAAACTGAATGCCAGCAGCCTTTGCCTTTGCCCAGTCAACGGTGCCATTGTGAGAACTGACATCAATGCCATTTTTCATAAAAATCCTCCTCTGTTTGGCTGCTGCCACAGGCAGGACAGCCTGCTAATATGTGGTATGCCACGGTTTTGCAGAGCTGCCTGCCGCCGCTGCCGAAGAAGTGAGAAAAACACTTCTCTGCTATTCCTGAAAAACGGATGTGCAAATTCGCTGTTTTAGGCGAATCTTTAAAAATTTTTTCAAAACAGCCTGCCACTTTCGCTTCTTCTTCATAATATAAAAGGGTATAGAAACCTTTTTCTGAACGATATGGCAGATTTTCGATACCTGAAAATTTAGGGGTTCCCATTTACAAGGAGAAAAAGGCGTATTATAATATTATTTATTAAGAGGACCATGTCTTTTAATAGTGGATTATAGCGGAAGGAGGGAGAAACAGATGCTTCAGTCAATGAATTATTTAACTATGCTGGTGACCAATGTGCTGGTAATAGCAGTTTGGCACGGGACTACTTTGTTAATGTCTACACATTTGCCAAATTCCTATTTTCAGCCGACCTCCGCACAGTTCCAACCATGGAAGTGGGAAAAGGGAGGCCGCTGGTATCGGGACCACCTGCATATTAACGACTGGAAGGACCGTGTTCCACAGTTTATCAGCCAGGGTGGCTTTTCCAAACGGCACCTGACCAATCTTTCTCCGGAATATTTAGGCACCTTTATTGTGGAGACCTGCCGGGGTGAGTGGACACATACATGGAACCTTGGGTGTGTGTTTGTCGTTTTGCTGATGAATCAATCGATAGTGGGAATTACTTTTTCAATTTTGATTTTTATGGGGAACGGTCCGTGTGCGGTCATTCAGCGCTATAATCGTTTTCGTTTAGTAGCTTTGCGTGATCGTCTGCAGCGTGAAACTGCGCGTATTCCCGCTGCCACATGAAAATGATAAAATAAAAGGCCGCAGACAACAGGATGTGTCTGCGTCCTTTTTGGGGGAGCAATGCTCTATGAAACGGAAAAAGCATGGACGATGGAAATGGGTTCTATTGGCTGCGACAGCCGCAGCAGTGGTATGCTGTATTTCGGTTTATGCCAATCTGCGCAGTGGGGACGGCCCGTCTTTCCAGCTACAGACCAGTTCTGCATGGTGCCGTTCAGGCGATAAAGTGCAGGTACAGTTATCTGCTTCTCCCGGACGCACGGCACCGGGTGCTTTTCGGGCACTTCTGCAGTATGATTCTGATGCGTTTGAGTACTGTTCCAAGGAAGGTGCACCGCAGACCTACGGAGCAGATATTTATGTATGGCAGTCCAATCCTCTGGTAACGGTCTATACCTGCAATACACAGCAGAGTGCAGCGCCCCAGCTTGCCGGAAATGTAATCACCTATACATTTCGGGTGCGGCAGGGTACATCTGCCGGCCGCTATTCATTTCGGCTGTCCACGGACGAAATCTGTGACTTTGCGGGCAAGTCCCTGCCGCCATGCGCACAGACGGAAACATCTGTTTCTGTGACAAGTGCGGAAAGTTCGGCGTCGTCCGCCGTGTCATCAAACATATCGTCTGCCAGTTCCAGTCTGCCTTCTTCTGCTTCCGTTATACAGCAGCCGCATTTGTCAGCGCTGGAGCTGGAAGACCATACATTAGGGCAGCTGCGGCCGACTTTTCAACCGGACATCACCTTTTATCAGGTAACGGTGCCGCAGAGCTGTACGGACCTGTGGCTGCGTACCCAGCAGTCGGCCGGCACAGCGGTCAGCGCTGACCGGCATTCCCTGAAAGCGGCCGGTTCCGACACTGTTATACAGGTGACTGCGCAAACGGCGGGCAGCCATACTAAAACCGTTTACACCATTTTGGTGCACCGGTCACATGATGCTTCTTCGGCCGGAACGGTGGGAGCACAGACAAAGAAAAGAAAAACGGAGCGGGCACCATCAGCTGTATCTTCCAAAAAGGAAAAGCGGACTTCTTCTGCTTCCAAACAAACAACGCATAAAAAGAAGACGTCCGCCTCTTCGTCCAAAGTTTCCAAGAAAACAAAACGTTCATCCTCTTCTGCGGCGTCTGATACGGAGGCATATGCGCCTTCCGGCATTTCGCAGAAGCCCGGTGCTCAGCAGACAGGCGGGCTGCAGGCCCGGCACTCTGACGGCTTCAGCGGCTTTCAGACGGGTGTTTTGGTGACATTGCTCATTGCCTGCGCCGCCACGGCAGTCGTCTTGGTGGTGCGCGCTGTTTGCCGAAAGCGAAAAGCGGAGGGTAAAGCGGAGCAAGAAGCTAATGATACCAACAAAACCGGACCGGACGAACAAGGAAAATAACAGCAATAAAAAGGGCAGACTGCTGCCACAATGCGCAGCAGCAGTCTGCTCTTTCTTTGTTATGTGTTTATTTAGTTGCGATGCTTTCGGCGGAGAATACAGGCGGCGACACCGGTAACAGCCGCTGTTTTAATGAGGATAGAAAGCATTTGCTCGGGGGTAGCCGGTGTCTTGTCCAGAAATAGGTCCCGCGCCGGGTGGGAAGGACCATGGCCGAATAGGTCAAGGTAGGATACCAGCTTTGTTTCATAATGGCGTGGGTTTGCTTCGTGCAGTGTAAACATACGCACGGCATGGTTGGCCCCCGGACCGTATGTGTTAAAGCCACAGCAGGGGGTATAGCCGGCATCTATGCCGTGCAGAGCACCCCAGAAGGAATTGCGGTGGTCATGTCCCACGAACAGTCCCAAAACATCTCCCTTTTCTGTCAGGGCGTTCAGTTCTCCAGAGTTAAATTCCGGCACACAGGGCGGTTCTCCCAGTTCACCGCTGTACACTTTGCTCTGGTCCAGAATATAGCGGTGGCCGCGGCGGCTGCCGAATGCCTGAATGGCATGCGGCGTGCCTTTTGGTACTTCCTGCAGAAATTCATAAAATTCCGGTACTGGAATATGCTGAAACACCAAAGAGGGAAGGCAGTTTCCCCCGTTTTTTAAGGCAAGGCGGTCTCGTTTTTCCCGGTACCAGTCCAGCTGCTTTGGCAGCACGGGGGCAAAACGGTTCGCGTTGCTGTCAATCAAGTATACGGCAAAGGCAGGCCTGCCATTTTGTCCGGAGATGGTTACGCAGCTGGTGCCGCAGTCCTCCGGGTTTTCTATTGGATTGATACATTCCGGATACTGTAAATAATAGTACATTTGCTGCTGCTTGGAAAGGCCGGCTTCCGTGTCGTGATTGCCGAATGTAACCAAAAACGGAATGTGGTGCTTTATAATGGGTTCCATCACTTTATGCAGGGTGGCAGCGGCTTTTCCTTCGCTGCCCGGCATATGAAAATAGACACTGTAGCCTTTCAGCTGGTCGCCGGTCAGGACAATGAGATCCGGATTTTCCCGGTCCAGCGCAGTGTCCAAAAATTCCAATGTATCCTCACATACCATAGGACTTTCCTGTATATCGGCAATCTGCATAATGCGGAATGTTCCATCTTCATGAAAGCAAAGCGGTACGTCTTTTCTGCTCATATAAGCATTTCCTCTTTTCCTTCTTGTCCTCTAAAGCACTGAAATTTTGCGGGAAACCTGTACATATATACTATGCCATAAATGGCGGCCTCCTGCAAGCCCTGCGGCGGCTAAAAACCGCAGCATCTTTTGTGGAAAACAGGGGAAAGCGTTCCTTTGTTTTTTCTTTCGGAAGATTTGTGCTATAATAACGGCAGCAAATATTGCAGAGAGGGGTATGCCGTATGGAGAAGCCGGAGGAAAAGAAGGCATTTGGTTCTGCCTTTGGAACGGTATGGCGTTTTGAAAGCCGACAGTCCGTTTTGCTGCCGCGGCAGCAGCCGGAACGTATGGAAAAGCAGCTTGCTGTCTTTTTTCCAGGCACTGGATACAGCTGTGACCAGCCGCTGCTTTACTACGCCCGTCGGGCAGCGGAGCAGGCCGGCTGTGACGTTTTGCCGCTGACTTATCAGGTTGTGCTGGACCGGAACTGCCGGAATATGACACAGGAAATTCAGCACTGCCTTTCACAGGCACTTCATGCGGCGGGTGAAGCGCTGCGGGCTGTTTTCCGCCGTCAGCCATACCGGGAACTTTTCTTTTTCAGCAAAAGTTTCGGCACAGTGGTGGCCGGCGGACTGGAACGCCGGCTGACCGGGAAAAAGGTTCATCAATTTTTCCTGACGCCGTTGGAAGCAACACTGCCCTATATGCAGGCACATCCCTGTTTTGCCGCTTCCGGTACGGCGGATTCATGGGTAACCACGGAAATACAGCAAAAAATGCAGCATACAGCGAGCGTACAGATGTACCTGTTCCCTGGTGCAAACCATTCGCTGGAGATACCCGGCAATGTAGCGGCCAGTGTGCAGAATATGCAGCTTCTGCTGGAAGCATATACTGCATTTTTATGTGGAAATCATCGGAATAACAGAAAGGATACAGGAAATATATGAATCAGGCTGTCGAAAAATTCGGCCGTATGGTGGACAATCAGCTGCCGGACCACCCCAAAACAGCGCGGAATCTGCTGACAACCGCCTATCGGCTGAATGGCTGGGCGGGGAAGCACCTTTTCAAAAAGACCACACCGGCGCGTCTTGCGCTGGCCGATGTGTGCAACAACGCCATTTTACAGCCTTTTGACCACCCGCAGCAGAGCGCAATGGTCAGCCTGTTCACGCCGTGTGAGCTGCTGCAGATGTTTGGGCTGGCACCCATGTTTCCGGAGGCACTGGCCTGCTATATTTCCGGTGCGGGCGCGGAACGCGGTTTTATTGAAGCGGCGGAAGCTTCCGGCATTCCGGAAACATTCTGTTCCTACCATAAAATTTTGCTGGGCACCGCACAGACCGGCATTCTGCCGAAGCCGCGCTTCATTTTTAACACAACGCTTGCCTGCGATGCCAACACGCTTACGTTTCGCAGATTGGCTGAGTTTTACGGCGTGCCGCATTTGGTTTTGGACATACCCCAGACACAGGATGAGGCGGCCGTCACTTATGTAGCGGAACAGCTGAAGGATTGTGCCCGCAGTATCAGCCGACTGCTGCACCGCCCGCTGGACGAAGCAAAACTGTGCGCCAGTGTTGCCCGCGGTCGGCAGACATTGGATACTTATCAGCAGTATCTGGAAGAACGCGCCCGAAAATCCATGCCGGATGAGATGACTTCGGAAATGTACGCGGTCTTTGCGCTGCACGTGCTGCTGGGAACACCGGCGGCGCTGCAGTTTGCGCAGGGTATTTTGAAGGAAGCAAAAGCAGCGCCGTCCCGCGGAAAGGAACTGCGTCTATTGTGGGTACACACTTTGCCAAATTTGGACAATGCCATGATAGACTTGCTGGACTTTAACCCATCCTGTCAAATCCTTGCGGCGGACCTTTGCTTTGATGTACCGGAACTGCCGGAAACAGATGACCCATGGCAGACGATGGCGCGGCGGCTGGTACAAAATCACTTAAATGGACCAGCACAGCGGCGCATTGACGCTGTTTTGCAGCAGGCAAAGCGGTTGCAGCCGGACGGCATTGTCTGGTTTTGCCACTGGGGCTGCCGCCAAACCAGCGGTGCCAGCCAAATGGGGCGGGCAGAACTGGAGAAGGCGGGATTTCCCACGTTGGTGCTGGACGGTGATGCCTGTGACCGTTCCAACTGCCCGCCTGGGCAGATGACCACTCGTATGCAGGCATTTTTGGAGATGCTGGAGGAAAAAGCATGATTGCGTACACCTGTAAATATACACCGATTGAACTTTTTGCGGGCTTTGGGGAAGCACCGAAACGGCTGAACCCGACCGTCCACGCGTTTTCCGAGGCTGACCGTCTCAGCCACCGCAACCTGTGCAGTTTTGCGCGGGCCCTGCTGCAGGCCTGCCGGGAGCACGGTATCAAAAATCTGGTGCTTACTTCCTGCTGTGATTCTCTCCGGCGGGTAGGGGACGTGCTTTCAGCCGCTGCTCCGGACAGCTTTGTCTTTATGTTGGACTTGCCGCGGGCTGACGGCCCCTGCGCCCGTCAGCGCTATGCGGCCGAGCTGCACCGCTTGATTGACGCCTGCAGTGTATGGTTTGGCGTGCCGTTTGACCTGCAAAAGTGTCTGGCAGCCTTTGCTCCGGCGGAACCGACCGGTCAGACGGACCATCTTACCCTATTGGGAGCGCGATCCAATCCGGCACTGCTGCAAATGCTTCGGCAGGAGCTGCCGCTGCCGGTGGAGGACCGCACCTGTGTGGGAAACCGCGGCCTGCAGGTTCCACCTGCGGGGCAGACTTTGGACCAATTTCTTTTGTGGTATGCTGGTGCATTGCTCCAGCAGATTCCCTGTATGCGCATGACCAACGCGGCACCGCGGCGGCAGCTGCTGGAGGACCCGTATGTAAAGGGAATTCTGTACCATACCATTCAGTTTTGTGATTATTACGGTTTTGAATACGCTGATTTGCAGAAACAAACGCACCTGCCGCTTTTGAAACTGTCAACCGACGGCACCGACGGCGCGGAAGAGCAGCTGCGCACCCGAGTGCAGGCGTTTGCCGAAAGCCTGCACGCTGTCGTGCCGAAAAAGCGGACGATGACTGCCAAAACATCCACTGGATACTATGCTGCCGGAATTGACAGCGGTTCTACCAGTACGAACGTGGTTATTCTGGACGAACACCGCAAAATGATAGGCAGCTCTATTGTGCCGACCGGTGCACACGCGGCCCGCAGTGCCGATGCAGCGCTGCAGCAGGCACTGCTGCGGGCGGGCATTTCTCGCGAACAGCTGGCGGATGTGGTCACGACCGGTTATGGCCGTGCCTATATTGGTGCGGGCGGGCATGATGTGACGGAAATCACCTGCCACGCGCGGGGTGCCCATTTTTTGAACCCATCTGTGCGTACAATTATTGATATTGGCGGACAGGACAGCAAGGCGATTCGGCTGGATGAAGACGGAAATGTGCGCAGCTTTGTGATGAACGACAAGTGTGCCGCAGGTACTGGCCGTTTTCTGGAGATGATGGCGCACGCGCTGGAGCTTTCTATGGACGAAATGAGCGTCTGCGGCCTGCACTGGAAAGAGAATATTGTCATTAGCAGTATGTGCACGGTTTTTGCAGAGAGCGAGGTTGTTTCCCTTGTTGCGCAGAACAAACAGACCGCCGACATTGTGCATGGGCTAAACGTGTCCGTGGCGGTGAAGGCGGCCGCTCTAGCTGCGCGGGTGGACCCACAGCCGCGCTTTATGATGACCGGCGGCGTTGCCTCCAACCGGGGCGTAGTGAAAGCGCTGGAGGAAAAGCTGGGCGCACCGCTGCTTGTGCTGCCGGAACACCAGCTGTGCGGCGCACTGGGGGCTGCATTGATTGCTTTTGACTAAAAAAGGCCGGGCCCTGCAGCACTTTTGCCGCAGGGCCCGGATGCTTTTTAATTAAATGTATGCTTTACAGCAGGGATGCCGTGTGTGCCAGCAAATCTACGCAGCGGTCAATTCCCCAGTAGGAGCTGTTTAAGGAAATATCGTAGTTTTCCTGGTTTCCCCATGCCTTTTCGGTGTAGCAGCTGTAGTATCTGCGGCGTTCCTGATCGCTTTTGCGAATCATCAGCTGGGCGTCCTGTGCGGAAAGATTGTGCAGGCGGCGAATGCGCTGAATACGGTCCTGCAGCGGAGCATGAATAAATACCCGCAGCAGACTGACATCATCGTCCAGCAGAATCACGTCGGAACAGCGGCCAATGATAATGCAGTCTTCCTGGTGCGCAATGCGGTGAATGATTTTTGCCTGTGCAACGAACAGTGTGTCACTGTTGGAAAGGCCAAAGTAGGTTTTACGCTCATCTTCCGGAACAGCACTGTCGTAGCGTTCATCGGAAGCTTTCAGCGTGTCCACACTCAGCCCGCTTTCTTGGGCGGCGCGGGTGATGAGCTCTTTGTCATAGAAAGGCAGGCCAAGTTTTTTGGCAAGCTTTTCGCTGATTTCATGGCCGCCGCTGCCAAATTGTCTGCTGATGGAAATAACATGATGTGACATCAAGAAAACCCCTTTCATGGTCCAACTCTGGAGATAGATTGATTATACAATAAATCTGACGAAAATGCACGCATTTTATGAAATTGATATACAAAAAGCAGCTGCCGGTTTTTTACAATCAGCAACTGCTTTGTTGGTATAGGAGTTTAAAAAAAGGAAGAAAATTATGAAAAAGTGTATGAAAAGTCCCCCACTGGGGAGCTTGTAATCTTTGCCGTGCGGAAAGGCACGGCGGGGAGAGGAAAAAAGTTATGAAAAGTCCCACGCTGGGGAGCTTGTAGTTTGTCTGTGCACCTGTCGGTTCGGTATTCCGTCCATTCCGAAGGTCTGCAC is a window from the Caproicibacterium lactatifermentans genome containing:
- a CDS encoding acyl-CoA dehydratase activase yields the protein MIAYTCKYTPIELFAGFGEAPKRLNPTVHAFSEADRLSHRNLCSFARALLQACREHGIKNLVLTSCCDSLRRVGDVLSAAAPDSFVFMLDLPRADGPCARQRYAAELHRLIDACSVWFGVPFDLQKCLAAFAPAEPTGQTDHLTLLGARSNPALLQMLRQELPLPVEDRTCVGNRGLQVPPAGQTLDQFLLWYAGALLQQIPCMRMTNAAPRRQLLEDPYVKGILYHTIQFCDYYGFEYADLQKQTHLPLLKLSTDGTDGAEEQLRTRVQAFAESLHAVVPKKRTMTAKTSTGYYAAGIDSGSTSTNVVILDEHRKMIGSSIVPTGAHAARSADAALQQALLRAGISREQLADVVTTGYGRAYIGAGGHDVTEITCHARGAHFLNPSVRTIIDIGGQDSKAIRLDEDGNVRSFVMNDKCAAGTGRFLEMMAHALELSMDEMSVCGLHWKENIVISSMCTVFAESEVVSLVAQNKQTADIVHGLNVSVAVKAAALAARVDPQPRFMMTGGVASNRGVVKALEEKLGAPLLVLPEHQLCGALGAALIAFD
- a CDS encoding metallophosphoesterase family protein encodes the protein MSRKDVPLCFHEDGTFRIMQIADIQESPMVCEDTLEFLDTALDRENPDLIVLTGDQLKGYSVYFHMPGSEGKAAATLHKVMEPIIKHHIPFLVTFGNHDTEAGLSKQQQMYYYLQYPECINPIENPEDCGTSCVTISGQNGRPAFAVYLIDSNANRFAPVLPKQLDWYREKRDRLALKNGGNCLPSLVFQHIPVPEFYEFLQEVPKGTPHAIQAFGSRRGHRYILDQSKVYSGELGEPPCVPEFNSGELNALTEKGDVLGLFVGHDHRNSFWGALHGIDAGYTPCCGFNTYGPGANHAVRMFTLHEANPRHYETKLVSYLDLFGHGPSHPARDLFLDKTPATPEQMLSILIKTAAVTGVAACILRRKHRN
- a CDS encoding AAA family ATPase, whose translation is MSHHVISISRQFGSGGHEISEKLAKKLGLPFYDKELITRAAQESGLSVDTLKASDERYDSAVPEDERKTYFGLSNSDTLFVAQAKIIHRIAHQEDCIIIGRCSDVILLDDDVSLLRVFIHAPLQDRIQRIRRLHNLSAQDAQLMIRKSDQERRRYYSCYTEKAWGNQENYDISLNSSYWGIDRCVDLLAHTASLL
- a CDS encoding phage holin, producing the protein MKLNWKVRIRNKAFWITIIPALLLLVQTASALFGVHLDLGTLDTQLLAVIDALFAVLAVLGVVNDPTTGGLCDSCSKTETDEAHLSK
- a CDS encoding 2-hydroxyacyl-CoA dehydratase subunit D, giving the protein MNQAVEKFGRMVDNQLPDHPKTARNLLTTAYRLNGWAGKHLFKKTTPARLALADVCNNAILQPFDHPQQSAMVSLFTPCELLQMFGLAPMFPEALACYISGAGAERGFIEAAEASGIPETFCSYHKILLGTAQTGILPKPRFIFNTTLACDANTLTFRRLAEFYGVPHLVLDIPQTQDEAAVTYVAEQLKDCARSISRLLHRPLDEAKLCASVARGRQTLDTYQQYLEERARKSMPDEMTSEMYAVFALHVLLGTPAALQFAQGILKEAKAAPSRGKELRLLWVHTLPNLDNAMIDLLDFNPSCQILAADLCFDVPELPETDDPWQTMARRLVQNHLNGPAQRRIDAVLQQAKRLQPDGIVWFCHWGCRQTSGASQMGRAELEKAGFPTLVLDGDACDRSNCPPGQMTTRMQAFLEMLEEKA
- a CDS encoding peptidoglycan-binding protein — protein: MKNGIDVSSHNGTVDWAKAKAAGIQFAMLRAGYGSDRTDQDDTQFARNVVECDRLGIPWGAYLYSYALTFSSAESELAHLLRLLHDKKPLYPVILDMEDADGYRKRHGMPSRRMLTDITKNVCSGLRQKNYLPGYYVNEDWYETRIYPNELENYVFWYARPGVNKPDKPCGIWQNNFPETGGSCPGANIGTCGCDTDVAYIDYPQLVRRKGLNGWTKSADTAAALTQTTGNSLVRQAQAWYNARGAGLTVDGVYGPATRRALIMSVQRGCNQAYGAGLTVDGIWGPKTAAAVHTLRHGNNNESVLSLQAALLAHGRNCQDIDGIFGEHTEFAIRSFQRSAGLSADGLAGKNTFAALCR